Proteins from a single region of Pseudomonas ekonensis:
- a CDS encoding deoxyguanosinetriphosphate triphosphohydrolase → MDWHTLLNRERLGKPLHSPQELGRSPFHKDHDRIIFSGAFRRLGRKTQVHPVSSNDHIHTRLTHSLEVSCVGRSLGMRVGETLRGALPEWCEPSDLGMVVQSACLAHDIGNPPFGHSGEDAIRHWFQQAAGRGWLDAMSEAERGDFLNFEGNAQGFRVLTQLEYHQFDGGTRLTYATLGTYLKYPWTARHADSLGYKKHKFGCYQSELPLLEQIAHKLGLPQLEEQRWARHPLVYLMEAADDICYALIDLEDGLEMDLLDYAEVESLLLGLVGDDLPETYRLLGPQDSRRRKLAILRGKAIEHLTNAAARAFVEQQDALLAGTLHGDLVEHMHGPAKRCVLNAKDIARKKIFQDKRKTLHEIGAYTTLEILLNAFCGAALEQHNGRTPSFKSRRILDLLGNNAPDPRGPLHTSFLRMIDFIAGMTDSYASDMALEMTGRSSH, encoded by the coding sequence TTGGATTGGCACACCCTGCTCAACCGCGAACGCCTCGGCAAACCGCTGCACAGTCCGCAGGAACTGGGCCGCAGCCCGTTCCACAAGGATCACGACCGCATCATCTTCTCCGGCGCCTTCCGCCGCCTGGGGCGCAAGACGCAGGTGCACCCGGTGTCGAGCAACGACCACATCCACACGCGCCTGACCCATTCGCTGGAAGTCAGCTGCGTCGGGCGCTCGCTGGGCATGCGCGTGGGCGAAACCCTGCGCGGCGCCCTGCCCGAATGGTGCGAACCGAGCGACCTGGGCATGGTGGTGCAATCGGCTTGCCTGGCCCACGACATCGGCAACCCGCCGTTCGGCCACTCCGGCGAGGACGCCATCCGCCACTGGTTCCAGCAGGCCGCCGGACGCGGCTGGCTGGATGCGATGAGCGAGGCCGAACGGGGCGACTTCCTCAACTTCGAGGGCAACGCCCAGGGTTTCCGCGTGTTGACGCAACTGGAGTACCACCAGTTCGACGGCGGCACCCGACTGACCTACGCCACCCTCGGCACTTACCTGAAGTACCCGTGGACCGCCCGGCACGCGGACTCCCTGGGCTACAAGAAGCACAAGTTCGGCTGCTATCAGAGCGAACTGCCCCTGCTGGAGCAGATCGCCCACAAGCTCGGCCTGCCGCAGCTCGAGGAACAGCGTTGGGCCCGCCACCCGCTGGTGTACCTGATGGAGGCCGCGGACGACATCTGCTATGCGCTGATCGATCTGGAAGACGGCCTGGAGATGGATCTGCTGGACTACGCCGAAGTCGAGTCCCTGCTGCTGGGCCTGGTGGGCGACGACCTGCCGGAAACCTATCGCCTGCTCGGCCCCCAGGATTCGCGGCGGCGCAAGCTGGCGATCCTGCGCGGCAAGGCCATCGAACACTTGACCAACGCCGCGGCCCGGGCCTTCGTCGAACAGCAGGACGCCCTGCTCGCCGGCACCCTGCACGGGGATCTGGTGGAGCACATGCACGGCCCGGCCAAACGCTGCGTGCTGAACGCCAAGGACATCGCCCGCAAGAAGATCTTTCAGGACAAGCGCAAGACCCTGCACGAGATCGGCGCCTACACCACGCTGGAGATTCTGCTCAACGCGTTCTGCGGGGCGGCGCTGGAACAGCACAACGGCCGCACCCCGTCCTTCAAGAGCCGGCGCATCCTCGACCTGCTGGGCAACAACGCGCCGGATCCGCGCGGCCCGCTGCACACCTCGTTCCTGCGCATGATCGACTTCATCGCCGGCATGACCGACAGCTACGCCAGCGACATGGCGCTGGAGATGACCGGTCGCTCCAGCCATTGA
- a CDS encoding response regulator transcription factor: protein MNSVFIVDDHPVIRLAVRMLLEHEGYKVVGETDNGVDAMQMVRECMPDLIILDISIPKLDGLEVLARFNAMGSPLKTLVLTAQCPTLFGIRCMQSGASGYVCKQEDLSELVSAIKAVLSGYNYFPSQALNPVRNDDVRYAELELFKSVNDRELMVLQLFAQGRTNKEIAKGMFLSNKTVSTYKKRLMQKLKARSLVELIEMAKRNALV, encoded by the coding sequence ATGAACTCCGTTTTTATTGTCGACGATCACCCGGTCATCCGTCTTGCCGTTCGCATGTTGCTGGAACATGAAGGCTACAAAGTCGTCGGTGAAACCGATAACGGGGTCGATGCCATGCAGATGGTGCGTGAATGCATGCCCGACCTGATCATTCTCGACATCAGCATTCCCAAGCTGGACGGGCTGGAGGTCCTCGCACGCTTCAACGCCATGGGTTCGCCCCTGAAGACACTGGTGCTGACGGCCCAATGCCCGACCCTCTTCGGCATCCGCTGCATGCAGTCGGGGGCCTCGGGCTACGTCTGCAAACAGGAAGACCTGAGTGAACTGGTGAGTGCGATCAAGGCCGTGCTGTCGGGTTACAACTACTTTCCCAGCCAAGCGTTGAATCCGGTGCGCAATGACGATGTCCGTTATGCCGAACTGGAACTGTTCAAGTCCGTCAACGACCGCGAACTGATGGTATTGCAGTTGTTTGCCCAAGGCCGGACAAACAAGGAAATCGCCAAGGGCATGTTTCTGAGCAACAAGACCGTCAGCACCTATAAAAAACGCCTGATGCAAAAACTCAAGGCCCGGTCTCTGGTGGAACTTATCGAAATGGCCAAACGCAACGCACTAGTATGA
- a CDS encoding GAF domain-containing protein, producing MIDLQQSGQGLEGYGLLAAQLESLLADERDFIANAAQFSAFLFTQLDDLNWAGFYLNRNEELVLGPFQGQIACVRIPFGRGVCGTAAASRQTQRVEDVHAFPGHIACDSASNSELVVPLVKDGRLIGVLDLDSPKLSRFGVADQAGIERLADIFLRLTDC from the coding sequence ATGATTGATTTGCAGCAGAGCGGCCAGGGTCTTGAAGGCTACGGCCTGTTGGCCGCGCAACTGGAGTCGCTGCTGGCGGACGAGCGCGATTTCATCGCCAACGCCGCGCAGTTCTCGGCGTTCCTGTTCACCCAGCTCGATGACCTGAACTGGGCCGGCTTCTACCTCAACCGCAACGAAGAGCTGGTGCTCGGCCCGTTCCAGGGCCAGATCGCTTGCGTGCGCATCCCGTTCGGCCGGGGCGTGTGCGGCACGGCGGCGGCCAGCCGGCAGACGCAGCGCGTCGAGGACGTCCATGCGTTCCCCGGCCACATCGCCTGCGACAGCGCGTCGAACAGCGAACTGGTGGTGCCGCTGGTCAAGGACGGGCGCCTGATCGGCGTATTGGACCTGGACAGCCCGAAACTTTCGCGTTTCGGCGTCGCGGATCAGGCAGGCATCGAGCGTCTGGCCGATATTTTCCTGCGCCTGACCGACTGCTGA
- a CDS encoding transporter substrate-binding domain-containing protein: MPSRLLYTLTTWCAGLCLAALAFVAFASPPHYVLLSRATHMAPPTALDAMQRQWLQTRKALVLGTSAPDYPPFDMTSSGRDYEGLSADYAGLLGQATGLPVQIRHYASRDEAVQALVDGEVDLLGTANGFEAANPDVVLSTPYAIDQPVLVTREGETRSLADGLAGLRLSMVYHYLPLDEVKALYPKAILTVYPSYQNALNAVAFDQADVFLGDTVSTHYMINKGYLNNIRMANFGKHEAHGFSFAVHRNNPQLLSIVDTVLKAVPGSERTNIAKRWSAGSDILLTDRKLQLTRREEDWLKRHPVVRVVVNEAFAPLTFFDSDGNLRGISADLLELIRLRTGLRFDIRRGRSDSDMIGQLENDQADLIAALLPSAKRERHLSFSRPYLENSHVLLTRKAADSPTHPGQLKGRSVSIAQGNPMIDYLRREFPRINLVETPDTFSAVAMLAGGQVDGAVTSLMIANYFISSRIFEHRLQITTTLGTRQAAFSLATTHANPELVAILDKALLSISPEELGIINSRWRGYSEASQGAWRDYRRLFYQVATGACLLLLLSLAWNAYMRRQIKQRQAAERALNDQYEFMRSLVDGTPHPIYVRDRNGLLQSCNDSYLKAFNARREDVIGKSVMHSAQGNAFEAQAYQADYRRVLAEGKPLIQDRPLHIGGRRLTIYHWILPYRDSSGDVRGIIGGWIDISERRRLLDELRTAKEQADNANRAKSTFLATMSHEIRTPMNAVIGMLELTLERLDAHHPDRSSIETAYRSARDLLGLIGDILDIARIESGRLSLSPEWVGLVETVSSVTRIFDGLARQKKLALQLTVNPPGLAVDVYLDPLRFKQILSNLISNAIKFTDAGQIHVTLDLPDADGPERPIMQLTVQDSGVGISAADQQRLFTPFAQADHGLQSHGGAGLGLVISRSLCEMMEGRLQLNSQPGVGTQVSVSLPLEARPASPVAQRCDEPVRRAGAPLNVLVVDDHPANRLLMCQQLEFLGHAYSVAEEGQSALELWKAGRFDLVIADCNMPVMNGYELTQAIRRLERQTRRPPCKVLGFTANAQPEELQRCRQAGMDDCLFKPLSLSVLSQWVDGITPAAPAAVTAPALSLQGLKPLTGGNPSQTQRLLAELLNSNRLDREQMQALAATADREALAVLAHKIKGAARIVQAGCVIDCCEALEQACAQALPATEIRLCCRRSDRALLELDRALQQQLDRLACGRTVEP; encoded by the coding sequence ATGCCCAGCCGACTCCTGTACACACTGACGACCTGGTGCGCCGGCCTGTGCCTGGCCGCGCTCGCGTTCGTCGCGTTCGCCTCGCCGCCGCACTACGTCCTGCTCAGCCGCGCGACGCACATGGCGCCGCCGACCGCCCTGGACGCCATGCAGCGGCAATGGCTGCAGACCCGCAAAGCCCTGGTCCTGGGCACTTCCGCCCCGGACTACCCGCCGTTCGACATGACCTCCAGCGGCCGCGACTACGAAGGGCTCTCCGCCGACTACGCAGGCCTGCTGGGCCAGGCCACCGGCCTGCCGGTGCAGATCCGCCATTACGCCTCGCGGGACGAGGCGGTGCAGGCACTGGTCGACGGCGAGGTCGACCTGCTGGGCACCGCCAACGGTTTCGAAGCCGCCAACCCCGACGTGGTGCTCTCCACGCCCTACGCCATCGACCAGCCGGTGCTGGTCACCCGCGAGGGCGAAACCCGATCGCTGGCCGACGGACTTGCCGGGCTGCGGCTGAGCATGGTCTATCACTACCTGCCGCTCGACGAGGTCAAGGCGCTCTACCCCAAGGCCATCCTCACGGTCTACCCGTCGTACCAGAATGCCCTCAACGCCGTGGCGTTCGACCAGGCCGACGTGTTTCTCGGCGACACGGTCTCCACCCATTACATGATCAACAAGGGCTACCTGAACAACATCCGCATGGCCAACTTCGGCAAGCACGAAGCCCACGGGTTCAGCTTTGCCGTCCACCGCAACAACCCACAGCTGCTGAGCATCGTCGATACGGTGCTCAAGGCCGTGCCCGGCAGCGAACGGACGAACATCGCCAAGCGCTGGAGCGCCGGCAGCGACATCCTGCTCACCGACCGCAAACTGCAACTGACCCGGCGTGAAGAGGACTGGCTCAAGCGCCACCCGGTGGTGCGCGTGGTGGTCAACGAAGCCTTCGCCCCGCTGACGTTCTTCGACAGCGACGGCAACCTGCGCGGGATCTCCGCCGACCTGCTCGAACTCATCCGCCTGCGTACCGGCCTGCGCTTCGACATCCGCCGCGGCCGCAGCGACAGCGACATGATCGGCCAGCTCGAGAACGATCAGGCCGACCTGATCGCCGCGCTGCTGCCCAGCGCCAAACGCGAACGGCACCTGAGCTTCAGCCGCCCGTACCTGGAGAACTCCCACGTCCTGCTGACCCGCAAGGCCGCCGACAGCCCCACCCACCCGGGGCAACTGAAGGGCCGCTCGGTGTCGATCGCCCAGGGCAATCCGATGATCGACTACCTGCGCCGCGAGTTCCCGCGCATCAATCTCGTCGAGACGCCGGACACTTTCAGCGCCGTGGCGATGCTGGCCGGCGGGCAGGTCGACGGCGCGGTGACCTCGCTGATGATCGCCAACTACTTCATCTCGTCGCGGATCTTCGAGCACCGGCTGCAGATCACCACGACCCTCGGCACGCGCCAGGCCGCGTTCTCCCTGGCCACCACCCACGCCAACCCGGAACTGGTGGCGATCCTCGACAAGGCGCTGCTGAGCATCTCGCCCGAGGAGCTCGGCATCATCAACAGCCGCTGGCGCGGCTATTCGGAAGCCTCCCAGGGCGCCTGGCGCGACTACCGGCGCCTGTTCTACCAGGTGGCGACCGGCGCCTGCCTGCTCCTGCTGCTGTCGCTGGCCTGGAATGCCTACATGCGGCGCCAGATCAAACAGCGCCAGGCCGCCGAACGGGCCCTGAACGACCAATACGAGTTCATGCGCTCGCTGGTCGACGGCACCCCCCATCCGATCTACGTGCGCGACCGCAACGGGTTGCTGCAAAGCTGCAACGACAGCTACCTCAAGGCATTCAACGCCAGGCGCGAAGACGTGATCGGCAAAAGCGTCATGCACAGCGCCCAGGGCAACGCCTTCGAGGCCCAGGCCTATCAGGCGGACTACCGCCGGGTGCTGGCGGAAGGCAAGCCGCTGATCCAGGACCGTCCGCTGCACATCGGCGGGCGGCGCCTGACCATCTACCACTGGATCCTGCCCTACCGCGATTCCAGCGGTGATGTCCGGGGCATCATCGGCGGCTGGATCGACATCAGCGAGCGGCGTCGCCTGCTGGACGAACTGCGCACGGCCAAGGAACAGGCCGACAACGCCAACCGGGCCAAAAGCACCTTTCTGGCGACCATGAGCCACGAGATCCGCACCCCGATGAACGCGGTGATCGGCATGCTCGAACTGACGCTCGAACGCCTGGACGCGCATCACCCGGACCGCTCGTCCATCGAGACGGCCTACCGCTCGGCCCGGGATCTGCTGGGCCTGATCGGCGACATTCTCGACATCGCCCGGATCGAGTCCGGGCGCCTGAGCCTGAGCCCCGAATGGGTCGGCCTGGTGGAGACGGTCAGTTCGGTGACGAGGATCTTCGATGGCCTGGCCCGCCAGAAGAAGCTCGCCCTGCAACTGACGGTCAATCCGCCCGGACTGGCGGTGGATGTGTACCTGGATCCGCTGCGTTTCAAGCAGATCCTGTCCAACCTGATCAGCAACGCCATCAAGTTCACCGACGCCGGGCAGATCCACGTCACCCTCGACCTGCCGGATGCCGACGGGCCCGAACGGCCGATCATGCAATTGACCGTTCAGGACAGCGGCGTCGGCATCAGCGCCGCAGACCAGCAGCGGCTGTTCACGCCGTTCGCCCAGGCCGACCACGGCCTGCAGAGCCACGGCGGCGCCGGGCTGGGGCTGGTGATCAGCCGCAGCCTGTGCGAAATGATGGAAGGCCGGCTGCAGCTCAACAGCCAGCCCGGTGTCGGCACGCAGGTCAGCGTCTCCCTGCCGCTGGAGGCCCGCCCCGCCAGCCCCGTCGCCCAGCGCTGCGATGAACCGGTACGGCGCGCCGGTGCGCCCCTGAACGTGCTGGTGGTGGATGACCATCCCGCCAACCGCCTGCTGATGTGCCAGCAACTGGAATTCCTCGGCCATGCCTACAGCGTTGCCGAGGAAGGCCAAAGCGCCCTGGAGCTCTGGAAGGCCGGCCGTTTCGATCTGGTGATCGCCGACTGCAACATGCCGGTCATGAACGGCTACGAATTGACGCAGGCCATCCGTCGGCTTGAGCGCCAGACCCGGCGCCCGCCCTGCAAGGTGCTGGGGTTCACCGCCAACGCCCAGCCCGAAGAGCTGCAACGCTGCCGGCAGGCAGGCATGGACGATTGCCTGTTCAAGCCCCTGAGCCTGAGCGTCCTCAGCCAATGGGTGGACGGCATCACGCCTGCCGCGCCTGCTGCGGTCACGGCGCCGGCGCTCAGCCTTCAAGGGCTCAAGCCGTTGACGGGCGGCAATCCGTCCCAGACGCAACGCTTGCTCGCAGAGCTGCTCAACAGCAACCGTCTGGATCGCGAGCAGATGCAGGCGTTGGCCGCAACCGCCGACCGCGAAGCGCTGGCCGTGCTCGCCCACAAGATCAAGGGCGCTGCACGCATCGTCCAGGCCGGCTGCGTGATCGACTGCTGCGAGGCGTTGGAGCAGGCCTGCGCGCAAGCGTTGCCGGCCACGGAGATCCGCCTTTGCTGCCGGCGCAGCGACCGTGCCCTGCTCGAACTGGACCGGGCGCTGCAGCAGCAACTGGATCGGCTCGCGTGCGGCAGAACGGTCGAGCCTTAA
- a CDS encoding ATP-binding protein, producing the protein MDSRLNAFLERAESVLARIEPLLPAPRPVIDWNACLAARWQRDGRSGFLLPLEVSLDMRLSDLIGVERQLEQLGQNTRQFLDGMPANHALLWGSRGTGKSSLVRALLAEYAGAGLRLIEIERDHLADLPRVVEQIAKLPQRFVLFCDDLSFEAGEGDYRVLKSVLDGSLEQAPDNVLLYATSNRRHLVPEKESDNENWKRVEGELHPSEAVEDKIALSDRFGLWLSFYPFTQEHFLDVVEHWIGQLAAKAGLAWQRDEALDILAVRWATGRGNRNGRCAYQFARYWVGLKLLEHKA; encoded by the coding sequence GTGGATTCCCGATTGAATGCCTTTCTTGAGCGTGCCGAGTCGGTTCTGGCGCGGATCGAGCCGCTGTTGCCGGCGCCGCGCCCCGTCATCGACTGGAACGCCTGCCTGGCGGCGCGCTGGCAACGCGACGGCCGCAGCGGTTTTCTGCTGCCGCTGGAGGTCAGCCTCGACATGCGCCTGTCCGACCTGATCGGGGTCGAGCGGCAACTGGAGCAACTGGGGCAGAACACCCGTCAGTTCCTCGACGGCATGCCCGCCAACCATGCGTTGCTCTGGGGTTCGCGCGGCACCGGCAAGTCGTCCCTGGTGCGGGCGCTGCTGGCCGAGTATGCCGGGGCCGGGTTGCGGCTGATCGAGATCGAGCGCGATCACCTGGCGGACCTGCCGCGGGTGGTGGAGCAGATCGCAAAACTGCCGCAGCGCTTCGTGCTGTTCTGCGATGACCTGTCGTTCGAGGCCGGCGAAGGCGACTACCGGGTGCTCAAGAGCGTGCTGGACGGCTCCCTGGAGCAGGCACCGGACAACGTGCTGCTGTACGCCACCTCCAACCGTCGCCATCTGGTGCCGGAAAAGGAAAGCGACAACGAAAACTGGAAGCGCGTCGAAGGCGAGCTTCACCCCAGCGAAGCGGTTGAGGACAAGATCGCCCTGTCGGACCGTTTCGGCCTGTGGCTGTCGTTCTATCCGTTCACCCAGGAACACTTTCTCGACGTCGTCGAGCACTGGATCGGCCAACTGGCCGCCAAGGCCGGGCTGGCCTGGCAGCGCGACGAAGCGCTGGACATCCTCGCCGTGCGCTGGGCCACCGGCCGCGGCAACCGCAACGGACGTTGCGCGTACCAATTCGCCCGTTACTGGGTGGGACTGAAATTGTTGGAGCACAAGGCATGA
- a CDS encoding HD domain-containing phosphohydrolase, producing the protein MPSPLRPERRRFPLHVHISVMFTFLLLLTGVVLGLFNYRQTTQIILASSEKLFNRIEQDVRLDLQNTYEPIRHLLSLLADSPATRAASLEARMALLRPFSQALTDNPDLASLYLGYGNGDFFMVRPLRTDGLKALLKAPEAAAYQVWSIERDSAGKARSQSLFFDRALKPVGRQDNPDDPYDPRERAWYVSATQQTGQITTEPYVFFSTRHVGTTLARRSGVNAVIAADLTLAALSATLSKHVVTPATQVVLFDAAGNAVAYPDSARLIVDDRSARLAKAADLSPGLHALLNGGQRGNRLEADGRQWIVARSNLAEGGPKGLQLALLVPEDELLADAYRMRWQGALITLATLLLCLPLGWLTSRILVKPLHALVREADAIRSFDFGFPLTRRSPVLEVDQLSLSMARMKDTLASFFRITDSLTAETRFAPLLQRVLFETVQIAQAQGGLIYLRENDGNRVEPAGLVLDGVTQTLARFGILGRQLDSAHNPAWFAQLAQADNVVSDLGFEQAEDLQKVLLAMSAPRVHLIGIRLRNRHNETVGLLVLLVNDSGTAADREKLRPDRIAFLQAVSGAAAVSIESQRLQARQKQLLDAFIQLLASAIDAKSPYTGGHCQRVPELTLMLAHAAAASQAPAFSGYRPNEDEWEALHIAAWLHDCGKVTTPEYVVDKATKLETLNDRIHEVRTRFEVLKRDAWIAYWQALAQGGDEAQLAGLRDAALAGLDDEFAFVARCNLGAEAMAEEDLARLASIARRTWTRTLDDRQGVSWEENRRQERTPAPTLPVSEPLLADKPEHLLERADSELIAEDNPWGFKMEVPRHKYNRGELYNLSIPRGTLTREERYVINHHMVQTILMLSHLPFPGHLSNIAEIAGGHHEKMDGTGYPKRLKREEMSLPARMMAIADIFEALTAADRPYKKAKSLSEALGIMATMCREAHIDADLFGLFIGEGIYLQYARRFLDPRQIDAVDPAGLLRKAGLAA; encoded by the coding sequence ATGCCCAGCCCACTGCGCCCGGAACGCCGCCGGTTCCCCCTGCATGTGCACATCAGCGTGATGTTCACCTTTCTGCTGTTGCTCACGGGCGTGGTGCTCGGTCTCTTCAACTATCGCCAGACCACCCAGATCATCCTCGCCAGCAGCGAGAAACTGTTCAATCGCATCGAGCAGGATGTGCGCCTGGACCTGCAGAACACCTATGAGCCGATCCGCCATCTCCTGAGCCTTTTGGCGGACAGCCCCGCAACCCGCGCCGCCAGCCTCGAAGCGCGCATGGCGCTGCTCAGGCCGTTCAGCCAGGCGCTCACGGACAACCCGGACCTGGCCTCGCTGTACCTGGGTTACGGCAACGGCGATTTCTTCATGGTGCGCCCCCTGCGCACCGACGGGCTGAAGGCCTTGCTCAAGGCGCCGGAGGCGGCCGCCTACCAGGTCTGGAGCATCGAGCGCGACAGCGCCGGCAAGGCCCGCTCGCAATCGCTGTTCTTCGATCGCGCCCTGAAACCGGTCGGCCGCCAGGACAACCCCGACGATCCCTACGACCCCCGCGAACGGGCCTGGTACGTCAGCGCCACGCAGCAGACCGGGCAGATCACCACTGAGCCCTACGTGTTTTTCTCCACCCGCCACGTCGGCACCACCCTGGCGCGGCGCAGCGGCGTGAACGCCGTGATCGCCGCCGACCTCACGCTGGCGGCGCTCTCGGCGACCTTGAGCAAGCACGTCGTGACGCCTGCCACCCAGGTCGTCCTGTTCGACGCCGCCGGCAACGCCGTGGCCTACCCGGACAGCGCCCGCCTGATCGTCGACGACCGCAGCGCGCGCCTGGCCAAGGCCGCCGACCTGAGCCCGGGCCTGCACGCGCTGCTGAACGGCGGACAACGGGGCAACCGCCTGGAGGCCGACGGCCGGCAATGGATCGTCGCTCGCAGCAACCTGGCCGAAGGCGGCCCCAAGGGCCTGCAACTGGCGTTGCTGGTGCCGGAGGACGAACTGTTGGCCGATGCCTACCGCATGCGCTGGCAAGGTGCGCTGATCACCCTCGCCACTCTGCTGCTGTGCCTGCCGCTGGGTTGGCTGACGTCGCGGATTCTGGTCAAGCCGCTGCATGCGCTGGTCAGGGAGGCCGATGCGATCCGCAGCTTCGATTTCGGTTTCCCGCTGACCCGCCGCTCTCCGGTGCTGGAGGTCGACCAACTGAGCCTGTCGATGGCGCGCATGAAAGATACGCTGGCCAGCTTCTTCCGCATCACCGACAGCCTGACCGCCGAAACCCGCTTCGCGCCGCTGCTGCAACGGGTGCTGTTCGAGACGGTGCAGATCGCCCAGGCCCAGGGCGGCTTGATCTATCTGCGCGAAAACGACGGCAACCGGGTAGAGCCTGCCGGGCTGGTGCTCGACGGGGTCACCCAGACGCTGGCCAGGTTCGGCATCCTCGGCCGCCAGTTGGACTCGGCCCACAACCCGGCCTGGTTTGCGCAACTGGCCCAAGCCGACAATGTGGTGAGCGACCTCGGTTTCGAGCAGGCCGAAGACCTGCAGAAAGTGCTGCTGGCCATGTCGGCACCGCGGGTGCACCTGATCGGCATCCGCCTGCGCAACCGGCACAACGAGACGGTCGGCCTGCTGGTCCTGCTGGTGAACGACAGCGGCACCGCCGCCGACCGGGAAAAACTGCGGCCCGACCGCATCGCCTTTCTGCAGGCGGTGTCTGGCGCCGCGGCCGTGAGCATCGAAAGCCAGCGCCTGCAAGCCAGGCAGAAACAACTGCTCGACGCCTTCATCCAGTTGCTCGCCAGCGCGATCGACGCCAAGAGCCCCTACACCGGCGGGCACTGCCAGCGGGTGCCGGAACTGACCCTGATGCTCGCCCACGCCGCCGCGGCGAGCCAGGCGCCGGCGTTCAGCGGCTACCGGCCGAACGAAGACGAGTGGGAAGCACTGCACATCGCTGCCTGGCTGCACGATTGCGGCAAGGTCACCACGCCCGAATACGTGGTGGACAAGGCCACCAAACTGGAGACCCTCAACGACCGCATCCACGAAGTCCGCACCCGCTTCGAGGTGCTCAAGCGCGATGCCTGGATCGCCTATTGGCAGGCCTTGGCCCAGGGCGGCGACGAAGCGCAGCTGGCCGGCCTGCGCGATGCCGCACTGGCCGGGCTGGATGACGAGTTTGCGTTCGTCGCCCGCTGCAACCTCGGCGCCGAGGCCATGGCCGAAGAAGACCTGGCGCGCCTGGCAAGCATCGCCCGGCGCACCTGGACGCGCACGCTGGATGACCGCCAGGGCGTGTCGTGGGAAGAGAACCGGCGCCAGGAGCGCACGCCCGCGCCGACGCTGCCAGTCAGCGAGCCGCTGCTGGCGGACAAGCCCGAGCACTTGCTCGAACGGGCCGACAGCGAGCTGATCGCCGAAGACAATCCCTGGGGGTTCAAGATGGAAGTGCCGCGCCACAAGTACAACCGCGGCGAACTCTACAACCTGAGCATCCCCCGGGGCACCCTGACCCGCGAGGAACGCTACGTGATCAATCACCACATGGTGCAGACCATCCTGATGCTCAGCCACCTGCCCTTCCCCGGGCACCTGAGCAATATCGCGGAGATCGCCGGCGGCCACCACGAGAAGATGGACGGCACCGGTTACCCGAAACGCCTCAAGCGCGAGGAAATGAGCCTGCCGGCCCGGATGATGGCGATCGCCGACATCTTCGAGGCGCTCACGGCCGCCGACCGCCCCTACAAAAAGGCCAAGAGCCTCAGCGAAGCGCTGGGCATCATGGCCACCATGTGCCGGGAGGCGCACATCGACGCCGACCTGTTCGGGCTGTTCATCGGCGAAGGCATCTACCTGCAATACGCCCGGCGCTTCCTCGATCCCCGGCAGATCGACGCGGTGGATCCTGCCGGCCTGCTGCGCAAGGCAGGCCTGGCGGCCTGA